The segment CGCCGCCAGCAGAGCCGTCAAGAGTAGAAATCGTTTCATGGGCCGACGATAGGAATGCCAACCGTGGCGCGCAAGCGGGAAGCGGTCACCCGGCGGGCGCAATGTAAAGTTCGTCGCCGTCGAGGTGGCGGAGGATCAATTCCACCGTGCGATGCATCGCGCCCTGGTTCTCTTCCACGACCTGGAGCGCATTGCGGCCCAGTTCGTCACGCCGCGCCTCGCTGCTCAGGAGCGTGCTCAACGCCTGTTCCAATTCGGCCGCGTCCCGGACCTGCCATGCGCCGTCGCGCGCCAAAAACTGCCGGACCACATCGGCGAAATTCTGCATGTTGGGCCCGAACACCATGGGCTTGCCCAGCGCCGCCGGTTCGATGGGATTCTGGCCCCCTTCGGCGGTCAGGCTCTTGCCCACAAAGATGATCTCGGCGGGCTCGTAAAAATGACGCAGTTCGCCCGTGGTGTTGACGAGCAGGCAATCGAGCGTGTTTTCCGCGTATTGCGTGTCCGCCTTCACTTCGCTGCGGTAGGCAAACCGCACGCCGCGCGCCGCCAGCTCGCGCCCCACGTCGCGGCAGCGTTCAAAATGGCGCGGCACCAAAATCAGAAACAAGTCGGGATGTTGCTTTTTCAGGCGCAGGAAAATGTCGCTGAGAATCCCCTCTTCGCCCGCGTGGGTGCTGCCGGCCACCAGCAGCCGCGCCGAAGCCGGCACGCCAAACTGCCGCAGCAGTTCGGGCACATCCAGCCGCCGCCGGTCGGGCAACCGCGCCGCGTCAAACTTCAGGCTGCCGACCACCTCAACCGCTCCGGGACGACAGCCCAGTTCTCGCAGGGTGGCCGCGTCTGTCTCGGTCTGCGCGCCCACAGCGGTGAACGCGCCGAACAAGTCGCGAAACAAAAAGCCAAACCGCTTGTAACGGGGTCCGGAACGCGGTGAAACCCGGGCGTTTACAAGGAAAAGCGGCGTCCCGCGGTCCCGCAAACGCCAGATAAAATTCGGCCAGATTTCCGCCTCCACCAGAATCACGGCATCCGGTCCGACAGTGGCCAGCGCCCGGCCCACGTATTTGCGGCGGTCAATCGGGTAATAAATTTTGCCCACGTGGGCCGGCAGGGTTTCCTGCAACCGCGCCATGCCCGTGGTGGTGGTGGTCGAGACGACCATCTTGACGTTGGGCAGCCGCGGCTCAAGGGCCCGGATGAGTTGGGTGCAGATGTTCACCTCACCCACGCTCACCGCATGCAGCCAGATGACATGCCGGTTGGACAGGCTTTGCTTGAGCTTGGCATCGAACCGGCCAAAACGCTGCCCAAAACCGGCCTGCCAGTTGCCCCGCCGCCACATCCGCAAAAAGTAATAAGGTGACGACAGCCAGAAAAATACGACGAAAAGAATGTTGTAA is part of the Verrucomicrobiia bacterium genome and harbors:
- a CDS encoding 3-deoxy-D-manno-octulosonic acid transferase; protein product: MRTVYNILFVVFFWLSSPYYFLRMWRRGNWQAGFGQRFGRFDAKLKQSLSNRHVIWLHAVSVGEVNICTQLIRALEPRLPNVKMVVSTTTTTGMARLQETLPAHVGKIYYPIDRRKYVGRALATVGPDAVILVEAEIWPNFIWRLRDRGTPLFLVNARVSPRSGPRYKRFGFLFRDLFGAFTAVGAQTETDAATLRELGCRPGAVEVVGSLKFDAARLPDRRRLDVPELLRQFGVPASARLLVAGSTHAGEEGILSDIFLRLKKQHPDLFLILVPRHFERCRDVGRELAARGVRFAYRSEVKADTQYAENTLDCLLVNTTGELRHFYEPAEIIFVGKSLTAEGGQNPIEPAALGKPMVFGPNMQNFADVVRQFLARDGAWQVRDAAELEQALSTLLSSEARRDELGRNALQVVEENQGAMHRTVELILRHLDGDELYIAPAG